The genomic interval ACTTATGAGAGAAGGATATGAAAGTTTGAAAAATGCACTTTTAAGTAAAAAATATGATATAGTCATAGCGGATGAAATCTTAGGAACATTGAGATATGATCTAATTTCTGTAGATGAGATTAAATTTTTAATTGAAAATAAACCTGAGACAACAGAACTTGTTTTGACTGGAAGAAATGCTCCAGATGAACTTATTGAATTAGCAGATTTAGTAACTGAAATGAGAGAGGTAAAACACTATTTTCAAAAAGGTGTTATGGCAAGAAAGGGAATAGAAAAATAGATTAAATTCAAAAAAAGAAATCAATGAGATGATATATACAAATTTTCTTAAGAATATTAAAAATAAAAAAGATTAGATATGATAAAATAATGAAAATCTAATAAAAAACATTATATTTTTAAAATTTAAAATATGTTTTAGAAAAATTAAATTATATAACGATTTTATTTGTAAAAAAAATGTATACAATATTGACATTTATATAAAATATATGATAGAATTGTAAAAAAATGAAAGGAGTAAAGAATTATGAAAGAATTAGAAAAAAATATAAAAAAGGACACAAAAGATGTAAGTGAAGAAATTATTTTAAATAAGGAGTCAGTTGCAGAGTTTTTAAAGTTTTTAGAAAGAAAAGAAGAATATCTTGATAATGGTTTAGGAGCATTTCATACAGATGATCACAGCAATTGGTAAAAAAACTAAAAGAAACAAATTCATTATTTGTTTCTTTTTCTTAAAATGAAAGGAATATAAATGTTAGATTTAAATCTTCCTTTGGGGAAAAAGGCTTCTTTATTTCCTGGAAAAGAAATAAATTACAATATATCTGGATTATTTATTTGTACAGAATTAATTTTTGAATTAGTTACTATAATTGAAGATAAATTTGAGTACAAATTACCTATAAAATATATATTTGGATCACCTAGTGTAAAATGGAATGGTGGTAGATGTATTTTAAAAGATATGAATAAACTAGAAGATTTAGAATTTATAGAAAAAGAAATAGAAAATACTATAAAAAGAGAAATTATTCCAGTGTTCACATTCTCTAATATTTTTTTAACAGAAAAAGACTTGTTTGATGAGAGATGCAATACAATACTAAAATTAATTAATGAATTAGGAGCAGAGGTAATAGTTGCAAGTAGCATATTAGAACAGTATATAAGGGAACTTTATCCAAAAATAAAAATTCATGCTTCTGTTATTTTAAGTACCTTTGAAAAAGATAGAAATTTAGAATTCTATGAAAGGTTATCATCAAATTTTCATAATTATGTTGTGCACCCAGATGATAATTTTAATTATAAGTTACTTCAAGAACTTCCTAAAGTCAATGCTGAAATTTTAGTCAATGAGAAGTGTAAATATTTATGTCAAATAAGAAAGGAGCATTACAAGTCAATTTCCATTGAACAAATTGAATTGGTTGAAGGAAATTATAGTGATAAAAGATTTTTAAATTCTTGTAATATGATTCCTGAGATTAAACAATCTGTAATAAAAGAAAGGAATATTTCATTAACTAGAGAAGAAGTAAAAAAAATTATTAGTTTGGGGTACTCTTCACTAAAAATTCAAGGAAGAACAGATAATTTATATACTTATTTCTTTGACTTATTACGTTTTACATTGGAAAAAGAAGTTGCATTCCCTACAGTGTATTCTCTATTTTGTGGATATATAGAAAATTTTTTAAAAAGGAAAAAGGTATGACAAGTATAAAACTATTTGAAAAAGGAACCAACATTAATCTTATAGTAAAAACTGTAGGAAATTCTTGTAATATTGAGTGTTCTTATTGTTTTGAAAAAATAAAGAATGTAAAAGAATCTGAAATTAAGCCTATTGATTTAGAAAAAATATTAGACAGTATTCCGATAACATGCTCATTAGTTTTTCATGGTGGTGAGCCTTTTTTAATTGGATATAAAAAATTTGCAGAATTATTAGATATTGTTAAAAAATACTATCCTGAGAAAATAATATCTGTTAAAATTCAAACAAATGGAATACTATTAGATGATCAATGGATAAATCTTATATATAAAGAGTATAAAGATTTAAATATAGAAATTGCTATTAGCCTAGACGGTACAGAAAAGATGAATGCATATAGAATTGATAAAAAAGGAAGAAACACTTTTCAGTCAGTTATAGATGCTTTCAAATTACTTAATGAATATGGAATATCTGCTGGCATATTGAGCGTTATAACAAGAACATCACTTACAGAAGTAGAAAATTATTTGCAATTGATAAATTTGATACCAAATATAAAATTTGTAAAAATGAATGGATTATTTAATATAATCAATAATCAGTTAACTTATAACAGTATACTTCCAAGTGAATATGCTAAATTCATTTATAATGTTGCATGTAAATATATAGAAACTGGATTATATAAAAGAGTTGCAATAGAACCAATACTCAGTATTATTCAAAATATTAATGGATATAAGTCAAAATATTGTAACTATTCTGACAGAAAGTGTTTTAACTACTTAAGTGTTTATCCAGATGGGAAAATTGGTCCATGTGATTGTTTGTCAATTGATGATTTTTTTATTGGAAATATCCAAGATTTAAATAAAAATCAAAATATTAATGACTATGTAGATAATTATTTAGTAAAAGAAGATACAAATTCCCTAAAAAAGATAATAGAATCTTGCAAAGAGTGTGATATTAATGAATTTTGTAAAGGAGGATGTCTTTCACAAAGATTTTATTTTAGAAATAATAAATATCTACTCTTAGATTTTTGTAAGTCAAAACATTATTTATATAACAAATTTAAAATATATAGGATACGAGGGGAAAATAATGATAAATTATAGAAAAATTAATCAGAATTCGAGTGCAGTTTATTTAAATTTTCCTTTTTGTAAAACTCCATGTTTATTTTGTCATTATACTGAAAATATTAACTTTGGTTATGATAGTATTCCTAATGATTATTTTCAAAAATTATGTAATCAGCTTGAAGAGATTTTAAAAGAAATTAATAATACAAAAGTTAAAAGTATATATCTAGGTGGAGGAACTCCTTCACTATTAAATGATAAGCAGATATTTGTTTTACAGGAATTATTTAAAAAATATAATGTTTCAGCTCTTGAAATTTCAATAGAACTCCATCCTAAAATGTGTAATTTTGATTATGAAAATAATAGATTTTTCACAAGATACTCTATTGGAGTTCAAACTTTAGATAATGAAGAAGGGAGAAGATACAGAAGACCAACTCCTTATGACTTTGAATTAATAGAAATGATAAAAAAGATAAAAAAAAATCAAAAAATAATAAATTTAGACTTCAT from Fusobacterium pseudoperiodonticum carries:
- a CDS encoding cob(I)yrinic acid a,c-diamide adenosyltransferase: MEKGYVQIYTGNGKGKTTAALGLITRAVGSNFKIFFCQFLKGRDYGELHTLKKFETVVHERYGRGVFIRSKEFVTDEDKKLMREGYESLKNALLSKKYDIVIADEILGTLRYDLISVDEIKFLIENKPETTELVLTGRNAPDELIELADLVTEMREVKHYFQKGVMARKGIEK
- a CDS encoding radical SAM/SPASM domain-containing protein, which codes for MTSIKLFEKGTNINLIVKTVGNSCNIECSYCFEKIKNVKESEIKPIDLEKILDSIPITCSLVFHGGEPFLIGYKKFAELLDIVKKYYPEKIISVKIQTNGILLDDQWINLIYKEYKDLNIEIAISLDGTEKMNAYRIDKKGRNTFQSVIDAFKLLNEYGISAGILSVITRTSLTEVENYLQLINLIPNIKFVKMNGLFNIINNQLTYNSILPSEYAKFIYNVACKYIETGLYKRVAIEPILSIIQNINGYKSKYCNYSDRKCFNYLSVYPDGKIGPCDCLSIDDFFIGNIQDLNKNQNINDYVDNYLVKEDTNSLKKIIESCKECDINEFCKGGCLSQRFYFRNNKYLLLDFCKSKHYLYNKFKIYRIRGENNDKL